Below is a window of Neofelis nebulosa isolate mNeoNeb1 chromosome 8, mNeoNeb1.pri, whole genome shotgun sequence DNA.
ACATGAAAGAGAGTGAGCTCCGGAAATAGAAAAGTCTTGAGCGTTGCCAGGCAAACACACGACAGGTTTTATATGAATCTCTAGACAGATGTCATTTGGGGCTGGGATAGGGAACGACTGTTTGGATCTTGAACGTACGTACAGATTAGAGGCAGAAGTAGTGGTAGGGtcccaagcagagggaacagtaggGGCCAAAGCACAGAGGCATGAGAACACAAGGCTGTGCATGGGATGTGAATAAGCCAACCCGGCTGAGGACGGGGgacaaagtggctgtaccactgTATGCACATAGGACATCTGTCCAAACCTTTCCCACAATTGTATTTAAAGAGTTATAAagtcattttctatttctaaaataagagAATTTAGATAAAACATTTTCTGTGGAATGTAAGAAATCTACACTCCAAAGAAAACATGTCGTATTTGAAGATTCCTTCTGTCCCCTGGGGCTTTTATCAGTTTTTAGATCACTGCGGTCAGGACTAAAGGAGCTGGATTTGTGTCCTATTTAGGTAAAAACAGTAATACCTCATTAGTTTTACAACAGTGAGGTCTGTTACATTTTCAACTAAGAGAACCTTGTTcactaaagattttaaaaactgcttctaGGAGGCCAATGCCTTATCCATTAGGCTACTAGGGCTTCTTAAAAAATCCTTCTAGAAATATAccattgttaattttattgagtTGACAGAATGTTACATAATTCTTGATGACTTGGCATATCATTAAAAACACAATTGCATGCTTTACTTTGAGGCAATGATGCCTTCTAGGGACATTAAGGAATGAAAGTGACTTTTTCATATTAAATGGACTGCAACTGCTATGGTCTTAGTTCCTCTGacttttggggagggagggacttcctgctgcttttctctgttttgaaTCTGTCAGAGGGTCTATTGCATAAAACCCCCTCCTTCTAGTTTAAGGTCTCTAAGCTGCACTAAATTTGAAAAGCAGGTAACCAAGATGGCTAGAactaaattaaaaggaaatattatctGAGGGATGGTCAAGGGATTTCTACTGTGGAAGAAAGGTTATATGCCAGAGTCTACGCACTTGAAATAACTGGCATTCTGCTCACAGGGAGCAAAGCAGAGCACTTAAGCACAGGGGTTCTGGAGCTAGCATGCCTGGACTCAGGCTCTGGCTCCACCTACTGGCTGTGGGATCTTGAGTCAGCTCCTTAACTCTgtccctcagcttcctcatcctaTATCCTAaatatgaggataataatagtatccaactaataaagtagattaaaaaaataaaatgtgaggattaaataagttaatatttgcAAAGTGTTGGAATAGTTCTTGGAACACAGTAAGGGCTATCCAAGTTTGATAAATTACCAGCACCAACAAACAAGACTTTTCCACTGACAGTGTTCCAAAGGTTAAAGTTGTGGGAGGCAGAAATTCCTTCCCTAAGCAGGGAGATTATACTTTCTAACTTAAAATGTCCCCAAAGTGCATATCCCTTTGATCTGGCAATTCTACTCTTGGGACTCTATTCCAAAGGGAAAAAGTACCAGTTCCTGAAGACATACGTGTAAGGATGTTTACTACAACACTGTTCATAGTGGTCAAGAACTAGATCTATTTTGTAGACACTGAAAAGAATGAGCTGGAGAGATCTGCATGAGATATTAAGTGGGAAAAGCAAGATGCAGAAAATTATTTATGTTATGATCCCACTTttgtaaaagaaacaaatgtgtaATTTATGTTtatacaggtgtgtgtgtattgtgtttaCATGGGTATGTACAACACAGAGAAAAATACGGAAGAACACACACTAGAATGTTAACCTGACTCACCTCAAGGGGCAGGGACCAGGAATGAAGTGTGGAATGTGTACGGGGAGGAGGGCTGGCGAGAAGGAATCCATGATAACCAtgtatatgaacacacacacacagtgccttggtttcttcatctaaaaaatAGTCCTTAGCTTGCTTCCCTTAAAGGGTGATTATACAGATAAATGTGAGAACGGCTCTGAGATCatgctctgaaaactaaaaatcacACTTAATAGCAAAGGGAGGATTATCTTGGTTCTTAGGCACCATAACAATTAGAACTTACCAAAGCAGAAACTGACCAGGGGCCAAATATTCCCCCTTCTCCAAACACGGGCTCAAAGAAGGGCACGGCCACCAGTAACATGGCGGAGGACATCGGAGCCTGGTAGTACAACAGCTGCATTGAGTTCACTTGCAATTCATGCTGTTTGGCTCCTACCCACTGAAAATTAGGAGACAAAACAAGTtagatagaaaaaaatagcatcacTTAGTAAACAAATGATGCAACTCTAGTCACAAGGATGGGGACCTGGCGGggcgggttggggggggtggtgctcgGGGAAGAGGAAACCCCTGATTATTCTACTTGATGCCAAAGATCAATAATATATACGAATGTCCTTTAAGCACCCTGGATGAAAGGAGCTTTACGAATTCAATATGTGAcaatctgttttcttctcagctttgaagagagagaaaaaagagtccTCTCTTCCCTGCTGGCCCTAGTAAATGGGGGGAATCAATGAATGCACGCAGGGGCCCAGGAGTATCAGAGATCTTGGGAAAGAGACGGGAATGGAGATTTAGGTGATAAGCAGGAACCGGAAATACAGTGCTagacttcatttctttctaaaactgcccccccccccaccccaggcaagagaagatggggggtgggcagggcagacTAACTAGGGATTGACAGAAACCTCAGCTGTCCCAGGTGGCTGCCAGTGTGTGTAGCTAGAAAAGTATGTGAGGTCTTTTCATCCACTTTAGAAAACCCAATCAATGGCAGAAGGAATTTTCCTCTTGATGACTGATTTTTCTGTGGCTAATCTCGCACTGATGCACTGGAAGAAATTAGATAGTCACAAACCCTTTTCAAAGACTACATCATTCAGGAGAACCAACACCTCGAAACCTCAGATCCCATCAGCCCTCAAAATGTTgcacaaatatgaataaaaaggaGACTTTCAAGAAAGCTTGACAAGACCGTTTGAATAAGATCTGGCAGAGAACAGCCAGGCTTTTGAATAACTACTCCTACATAATTCTTTTTCCTGTAGATCTGGGTATCCTGTTACACAAACGCGAAGTCTATAGAAATTCACCAAGACAAAAATAGAAGAGCAGGAAATTTGAAACATACCCCTGCCAGCCTCAACTAAGAGTCTTCTGTGAATATGAAGGACAAAGAATCGATTCTTCTGCTGCCCGCTCCCGGGGGTGCTGCAGAGAGCAAAAATGAGTGCAGAGCATGGATGCCCGCTCCTCGGTTCTTTTAGCAACCTCACGAGGCAGCTGCATGTCTCTGACATTGAACCGCCTGGAAGGGTGGTAACTCTCAGGGCCTCCACTTTTCCTCACTGCAGTGCACCCTGGCTTCTGCCCACCGTGAATGAAACTGCTCTCCCAAAGGGCACACACCTCCAACAGCCACACCCAATGGCTACCCCTCTGCCTTTTTCCTGTGGGGGCTCTCGACAGACCTGACAGGTTTCTCGTGGAAGAACTTGACTTCTGGTTTGCACTCACTTACCTCTTCCTCCATTTACTATTCTTAAGGTAGATGTCtggccttttttctcttttatctcccTGACTGATGTCACTGACACCCGAAGACCTCTCCAGCTCTGACCTCCTTCTCAGGGCGTGCTCAAACTTCCACAGCTTGCCGGACGCCTTAACTCACACAACCTGCAGGGACTGTTTTAAAAGCAGCTCAGTACTCACTTCCCCAAATTAGCTCCTCCTGTGTTGCTCCCATAATTAAAGACATAATCTCCCCCAAGGATGAGACTCCTTACTTTCGTCATTCCACATTCGGTCAGGTCCTGCTGATTCCTTCTCCAAAAGGTTCTGGGGTCTCCATCAACTACCACTGTCTGTTCAGCgccttcctgtcttcctcctgAGCCACGAAGAGCTTCCTAATTGCTCTGCCTTCACCCTTTGTCCCCCTCCTACTCACCCTTCACTGCCACCGGAGTTAATTTTCTCAAGCACAGGGGACGGTCAAGTCACTCCCCTATCTAAGCCCCTTTCCTGGCCCCTGCAGGATAAAGCGCATGACATTCAAGACTGTGCCATCTGGTCTCATCCGCCCCTAGACCTTGTCCTTCCACAACGCAACAAGAGTCTCACCAAATAAATCAAGTTCTCCAAAAATGCTCTGTACTTTCACACATCACCGCAAAGAAAGACGTCTGCTGTATTTCTCTGCTCAGCAGACTCCTGTGGGCCCTTCCATTTCAATCGTTAACTTGTCCATAAAGTCTTACCTCACCACCCCCTTGAAGAACAGCCACTTCCTCTCTGGTGTTCCTCAGAACCTTCCTCACATCCTGAGCTATCCTACTTGCGATCAGCTGTCTACATGTGTTTCTACCATGCTGCATTACAGCCGTTTTTCATCTTTGTTATCTTCGAGCAACAAGCAAAAGAAATGTCTGCTGAATAAGTGAGCCTTTCCGCAACTAAAGCTAATACCCAATCACTCATCTTTTAACTCCTATGCCCCTTTTAACTCCAATGCCCTAGCAGTAAAGGCAGAAATAGCTTAGAGATTACACCTGGATACAATGGGAAAcaactttaaaatgaatttctgggGGAATATACCTATTCCTTAACAGTACATGTACTGTTTACTAATAATAGAAAACTCTGTTTATTAGTCTGTGAACAATCATTCCTTGGTCAATCCCATTTCAAATATGCGCCTGAGGGATACAGAATCCTTTGGTTCTAATCTGTAGCAATTTTGAGACTTGTGGGAACAAAAATGGTCATATTGGCAGGGACACTTAGTACTCTGAACTGAAATTACATATAAGGAATGTAAGAAATTCTGATGTTCGATAAATAAAATTCCTTgctatatttaataaacatttaatccTTCCTGGGCCAAACAAAATCAGTTTAACAAAAAGGATGAATAGGAATGTTCACTGTTTCTAGTAACAAAATTTAAGCTCACTGAAGTATACCTAAATACAACCTTCTTAGAGCACAAAGCCGAACTTCCTCTGATCACTCTCTGTAGTGAAAGACACAGTATCCTGGCGACCAGTGACAACACTGAGTGGGTGCTCTTTCCTTTCGTGCCACTGGTCTCTTGTTAACACCGCTTCTTGCCACTTACAAATGTCCTCAACCCCAGAATTTTCACATAACAGTATTTCTGAAATGATCAGTACTAGGAAGCTTCATATGCTAAGGCTGTGTTAGTAAACTTCCAACATTCATAACAAGAAATGCCTTAGTTTATAACCAGCAGACATATGCGAAAAAGGTAAAACCGGTTACACATTTTGGCTCTGACTCCCCATGCAGGCTCACCCAGAATCTCCAGGCCAAGGTTTCCAGTATAGAGAAAATACTGTTTCGCTGAGCCCTACACCAAGTTATTTTTCCCCACtgtacaagaaacaaaaaacatacttGTTGAGACTTTATGGTAATGAAGTAAGTGAATCCATGCACAAATTTTTAATGAACGCCTGCTAAAGGCAACGCACTGTGCTGCTATAGTACAAGAAGGGAAATACCCATTGCTATAAAATACTGAGAGAGACAAATTATTGGGAGCTGATATACAAGTTGTAACAGCAGCGTATGTTCTGAGACAAACATTTATAAATCTGAAATTTTCCTCTCCTGCTCAAATTTCGGAAATGTACTCATTCCTTCACAGCAATCTTAATAATTAAAGAGTCAATCATAAATTTAACCAATGATCTCGGTCTCAAGAACAAAGTCTTCCTACTCATTTTGTAAAGATTTCCCAGATGATAGTATAGCATCACCCCAAACTCAGACTGTCAAGCATGGGTATTATACACTTACACCAGGTAGGTAGGTATTTGGTGAGCATCACACCCaagtttctctgtctcctttcttctcttcaccTTGAGCCAATTTATGCAATTAGGCTTTCTTCCCAACAGTCTATTGTCTCTATACTGTATTTTCTAAACCTTGGGATACAGCTTCAAAATTTATGAAATCTGCTAAAAAggcacataaagaaaaaaaaaattaccaaccaCTTGATAAAGGGATGTAACTAAAACACCAAGAGCAGCAAACACCATTCCAAGGAAATTAAACTTCACATCGTAATAAGAATTTAGGATTACACCTAAAGTTATAGGAATCTgtaaagaaaaagaggtaaatgTTCAGATTAAATTCATGAGACACAAATTTAGTATTCCTTTCATGTTGTCTTACAAAGTTAATCATAAAAGCATCACTGGGAAACaacctctgtaattttttttccatctgaaaaAAACAGTTAAACCGATTTCCTCAAAGTGAAATATGTGAATTCtatatttatgttcatatttaattctatttaaaattccgGGTAAAATGAATCAATACATTGCAAATTGCAACAAAGGCATACAACGTGCATGCACATAGGAGTAAACAGACCCCCAAAACTAGCGTCTAAACAACATATAAGCATGAACGTATAGCAAAAGCATTAAGAATTTAAACACTGTAAGTCATTAAGTGCTAAAAGTATGTTCTCTTATTTAAAGACACAGAAACCTCTGCAGTATCTTGCTGCAGACATATTCGGAGACATGTTTTATGCTGAACCCTTAACGTTAATTCATACATGGTTTGAATCCCCTGGGTCGAAGGAGGGCCGTTTTTCAGTTTGAGATTTTGCAGATATTCCAATACACTGAATTGCATAATGTAATGCAGCGTTCTTTTCTTACCAATCACAGCATTTAAGGATTTCCATCAAACAGCAGTTACTAAAGCTCACACAAGCACACTCTTCTGGGCTAAGAGCCCAACAGAGTGCCAAGATGACTTTTTTCACCTCTCCCAAATAAGCCTGAAGTTCACAAACTCACAGATGACTCATCTGTGCATTTCAAGATGACTGGAAAGAGCTTGGCGCAAGGTTAAACATTCAAATTTCCCGGGGAGAAAGACGATCCAGGAGGTAGGTTGCTAGAGGTGCGCCTTGCGAAGCTAAAGCTACTCACCAGCGTGAGCTGTATTTTGGTAGAGAAGGTTTTCTTGTAGCACAGGGTCTGGATGACTATGATGACCGGCGTGGTCATGGCCTTGGCCAGCTGATAGGTGCCTATGGTGTTGTTTTGCAGAGAGAGATTGGTGAAGACCACGAAGCCACAGAAGCtgagggccaggaggaggagTTTGGAAGGTGGCAGACTCTTGGGGGCAAAGATGTCCAGTTTCTGGCAGATGTACAAGCCCAGCCAGGTGACCACGAAGTGCACCAGGGTCAGGCTCATGTTAGGGAAGCCGTGGTGCACATAGATCCATTTGTTTAGGAACACGATGCAGATGGACACCAGCAGGTTAAGCAGGAGCCCAGCGGCGATGCGCCCGTTGCCTCGCATTCGGTCCGCAAGCGATGCCATAACCCCGGCCGAGCCGGGGCCCTTAAGCTCCCGAGAGGGATGCCAGTCTGTCTCCGgctgctcttcccctcctccgCTGCCTCCACGTCCTCGCCGGCTTCACGGTCCGACCCGGGAGAGGCATGCACTCTCCGCGTCCCTGGCGAGCAGCAGcctcagccacacacacacatgctccgCCGCCGCCCATTCAGCTGGTGACGACGCGGCAGCACGTCCCGCGCGCCCCGCCCACCTCCGCTCGCGACCACGTGGTTCGGGGCTCCAGTGCTTCCGTCCACGAGGTGTGGGCGGAGCAGTCTCTACCCTGCGCAggcgcgttgggctctgcgtgaGGGAAAATTGCCTTCTCGGTCCCTTACTTGCTTGGTCGCTTAACTTGGACTCTGGTTGGGTGAATATGGGACCTCTCTCTTGGGGTTGGACATTTCCTGTGTGTCATTTGATTTACTTGTTAGACAGCTGCTCTCAAGTTAGTGGAGTGCACACGCTATCGGCCGGTTTATATATGAGACAGGTGCTGAGCAAATGTAGTCATggccagagaggggaaagaattACTTTTTGAAAGCatgtttttaagcattttattttaaaaatcaaaacacacaaaaaagtagacAATATGATGAACTCTCGTAAACTCATGGTTAGTACACtattaagattttcttctttttgaatcaATGTTTGGCCTTTTAATTGTTCTAGAAAACTGCCCGTTTAGCTTAAATGTCCTAATATACTTGGTTAGAGTTTTATATAGTAATCtaacatatttgaaatttatttcatctGTTGTTCTATCACTTATTCTAAAAGCTATgcatttgggttttctttgtcCCTTGATTAGGCTGCCAGCAATTTGTCTACTTCTCCAAAGTAACAAAATGTGGTCCTGTGAATGTATAATAAAAGAATCAGATCTAAACTTAGGGAGAGCAAGGCGGTCAAGGGCTTCCCCAAGGAAATGACTGTGAAGATGTGAGAATGAGTAGAAGTTAATAAGGCAAAGTCTACAGTCTAGTTTTCCTAACATAGTCTTCCTGATAAGCTTTTCTTCCTATCATGCTACGAAATTCTACTGATTCTTACCATACTGCGTGCCTTTTCCATTGTATGTTTATATTGCCATCCTCTGGTCCAGTTTGGACCTACAGAACTGTCTGGTCAATGATTTACAACGTTAACCCTCACCTGGTCCCCACTTAAGAGCTGTGGCACCCTGTCTTCATTTAGTCTATTCAATTCACTGTCTCCTTGTGGTTGTAGATTTGGACTGATAATCTTAGCATGGATGATACATTATCTTTTTATCATTCATCTATTTCTCTTGCAATATTTGAAAATAGTTACAATATGAACTCTGAACTTCGGGTTAAGATATAATAGCATCTAGTGGATTCCAACTGCCTGCTGGGTTAGGGTTACTAATCCTGCCATTCAAGACCTTCCCGAGTCTGACTCCATCTTTGCCATTCAACCAGTTTTCTGCTGTTCTGGAACCTGCCCTTCTCCAGACTGATTTAATTGGTTAAGTGGCTTTCTCTACCAAAGCACAGGAGTCCTAATCCTTACTTGTCCTGAAATGTGATTATTAGCCTTATTGCTCATTTACAGATGTTGACTATAGAGGTTTGTGGCTGTTACCTTGCAGCTAGAATGGGATGAGAGTAAGATTCCAACCCCAATTTCTCTGGCTCTGGGACCACTGCCCCTTCTTTTAACTATGGAGAATTGAAAACTTGTGCAAAGCTAAAATAGTATTGTGAACCCTCCTGTACCCATCACCTGGTTTCACCAACTGCCATTTTCATGTGTACCTGCTCTTCACTTctccatttgttgttgttgttgcttatttattttggggagcgAGAGATAAAGTGTGAGCCGGGGaagtgcaaagagagagggagtcacagaatcagaagcaggctccaggctctgtctgtgctgtcagtacagagcccgactgggAGGCTTGAATCCACGAGAGCCaagagatcataaccagagccggaagtcagatgcttaagcaactgagccacccaggcgccccttcacttcTCCATTTGATCTTTCAAAAGCAAATTTGCATTCATTCAAATGCAATAAACTGTACATTTTGTGATAAGTGTATGCACCTATGTAACCCACACCCCTGTCAAGATACAgtacatatccatcacctcacaaaAGTCCCTAGAAAATCCCCACTCCCCAACGCCCAAAGAAACCACTGTCCTCATTTTTTCTTCACCATAGTTCCGactgttctagaacttcatataaatggatcatacagtatgtactttttgcatctaggttttgtttttgtgtgttttttttgggggggggggcgggcagagagacgggacagaggatccaaagtgggctctgcgctgacaggctgacagcagtgaaaccagtgtggggcatgaactcacgaactgcgagatcatgacctgagctgaagttggacacttaaccgactgagccaccagtcgtgccacccaggcacccaggtgcccctgtatctaggcttttgtttttgtttttttcccagttaagtgtctgactcttgattttcggctcagggcatgatctcacggtttgtgagttcgagccccgtgtcaggcacagtgcagagcctgcttgtgattttctctctctctgcccctcccctgcttgctctctctcaaaatattttttaaaattatttatttttttagtaatctctacacccaacatggggctcaaactcacaaccctgtaATTAAGAGTCCCATACTCTTCCAattcagccagccaggcgcccctaggttctTTTGTTGAGTAGATCggtttttccattttcatattgctgagtagtattgtTTTGTATGAACATTCCACAATTTGTTTATAGTCATTctatttatggacatttggggcaTTTCCAGTTTtggactattataaataatgctgctatgaatatgtgTGCATCATGTTTTtgtagaatttattttcattttcttggataAATACAGAGGAGTGAAATTTCTAGGTTAAAGGATAGGTGGTTATAGGAAAGTCAAAACTTTCCCCAAagattgtaccattttatattcccccAGCAGGTGTATCACAGCTGTTCCACAACCTCACAATTTGGTTGTGTCAGtcttttttgattttagccattttgatggatgtgtggtgatatctcattgtggttttcatttgcattctcCATTGATTTGAGCACTTTTTCGTGGGCTTATTGGTTATGCATTATCTTCCTTTATGAATCATCTATTCTTTGGCCCACTTTTTgctttattgagttgtaagatttctttatatattctgagtgGGAGTTTTTTCTGACCAAAGATCtgatatatttttggaaatatattctcctaGTCTGTGTctaccttatttattttcataacgGTGTCTTTGATGAGTGGTTTTGTATTTTGGTGAAGTCTAAGgattaaattttttcctttatgcttatggctttctgtcatttttttcttgtataggAAATCTTTGCCTATCTGCAGGTCATAAAGGTATTCCTTTTCTTCAAAGCTTTAGTTTTAGCTTTAATATTGAGCTTTATAATCCATctctaattaatttttattaatggtaTAAAGTGGGGGTCACAGTTCTTTTCCATATGGATATTCAGTTGTCCTGTCATTATTTAACTCCACCCAAATCTtctattttgaagatttttacatctacagaaaagttgaaaggtTAGTATAATAAACACTCCTGTGCCCTTCACAGAGTCCCTAGttaatattttgacatatttatctgtgtagacttttattttttttattttgtttttacatttattcatttttgagagacagtgagcacaagcgggggaggggcagagagagagggagacacagaatctgaagcaagctccaggctccgagctgtcagcatagagcccgacgcggggctcgaacccacagaccacgagatcatgacctgagctgaagttggacgcttactgactgagccacccaggcgccccagtgtagacttttattttaaagctaagccattttaaagtaaaatgcagACTTCACGACCTTTCATCTCTAAATAGTTTAGTGTGTATCTCTTAATAAGGatactctcggggcgcctgagtggttcagtcggttaagcgtctgacttcagtccaggtcatgatcttgtggtccgtgggtttgagccccatgtcgggctctgggctgacagcttggagcctggagtctacttcggattctgtgtctccctctctctctctgcccttcccctgctcatgctctgtctctctctcaagaataaacattaaaaaaaaaaaaagaaaaagaataaggatgCTCTCCTATCTGGCCCCAATACAACAATCACacctaagaaaattaattcaaGCACAGCAACTAATATACAATCTATTTTCTTGCTGAAATATTGATAAGAACTGTGTTAAACCTGAttatcaatttggggagaaatgaCATCTTCACTATGTTGAGTCTTCCATTTAACGAACATGGTGTGCCTCTCCATTTACTTTGGTCTTCTTTGGTTTcctttaacagtattttgtagtttttagcatacaagTCTTATACATAGTTTAAGATTTAGATTTTCAAGTCTGTTCATAatgctctaatttttaaaaattttatttatttattttgagaaagaccgagcacgagtgggggagggagagagggagggagagagagaatcccaagcaggctccacattgtcagcacagaccccgacatagggcttgaacccatgatgctgcaagatcatgacctgagccaaaaccaagagtcagacgcttaacctactgaaccagccaggtgccccatctcatttttttaatgtctaaaaaTGAAAGAGGTTTTGGGAAGTAAATGTTTCATCTTTGGATCAGTTTCACTAGCATCAGTAAAAACTTGAGGCAGAGTCCACTGCTTCTCCACCTTTCCCCAGCTGATGACAGAACAATGTTAGGACAACTACTGCTGTCTGCCTTGGGTACAAGGGGAGGATCATTTAAGCCAGAATATCCCAAACTAATTAGAATCCCCTATGGCATATTCTACTTAAAAGTACAAGTTCTAAGACACTATCCCAGGCCCCCTTGCCA
It encodes the following:
- the SLC35E3 gene encoding solute carrier family 35 member E3; amino-acid sequence: MASLADRMRGNGRIAAGLLLNLLVSICIVFLNKWIYVHHGFPNMSLTLVHFVVTWLGLYICQKLDIFAPKSLPPSKLLLLALSFCGFVVFTNLSLQNNTIGTYQLAKAMTTPVIIVIQTLCYKKTFSTKIQLTLIPITLGVILNSYYDVKFNFLGMVFAALGVLVTSLYQVWVGAKQHELQVNSMQLLYYQAPMSSAMLLVAVPFFEPVFGEGGIFGPWSVSALLMVLLSGVIAFMVNLSIYWIIGNTSPVTYNMFGHFKFCITLFGGYVLFKDPLSINQGLGMLCTLFGILAYTHFKLSEQEGSKSKLVQRP